A part of Aquibium oceanicum genomic DNA contains:
- a CDS encoding ABC transporter ATP-binding protein produces the protein MSVLEKQAHGSEARTSPLVEVKGLRRVFDLSKPLLNRLIEGGGRVKLTAVDGVDFSINEGETYALVGESGSGKSTIAKMMVGLLPPSAGSISIEGTDVWSERSGDARRRMQRRIQMIFQDPFASLNPRWRVHAIIEEPIKAFDLIPDTRERTARVGELLSLVGLDPRDGQKFPHEFSGGQRQRIAIARALASNPRFIVCDEPTSALDVSVQAQVLNLLRDLQERLGLTYLFISHNLAVVRHVATRVGVLYLGRLVEEAPARELFADPKHPYTRMLLDAVPDIEMEGKERLAIAGEIPNPVTPPPGCHFHPRCPFVMPHCKTVVPPVFEVDRAGVRCHLFAPDRPTAAAG, from the coding sequence ATGAGCGTGCTCGAAAAGCAAGCCCACGGCTCGGAGGCGCGGACATCGCCGCTGGTGGAGGTGAAGGGGCTGCGGCGCGTCTTCGACCTGTCGAAGCCGCTGCTCAACCGGCTGATCGAGGGCGGCGGCCGCGTGAAGCTGACGGCGGTCGACGGCGTCGACTTTTCCATCAACGAGGGCGAGACGTACGCGCTGGTCGGCGAATCCGGCTCCGGCAAGTCGACGATCGCCAAGATGATGGTGGGGCTGCTGCCGCCATCGGCAGGGTCGATCTCGATCGAGGGCACCGACGTCTGGAGCGAACGATCGGGCGACGCGCGGCGGCGCATGCAGCGCCGCATCCAGATGATCTTCCAGGACCCGTTCGCCAGCCTCAACCCGCGCTGGCGCGTCCATGCGATTATCGAGGAGCCGATCAAGGCCTTCGACCTGATCCCGGACACCCGCGAGCGTACCGCGCGCGTGGGCGAACTTTTGTCGCTCGTCGGGCTCGATCCCCGCGACGGCCAGAAATTCCCGCACGAGTTTTCCGGCGGACAGCGGCAGCGCATCGCCATCGCCCGGGCGTTGGCCTCCAATCCGCGCTTCATCGTCTGCGACGAACCGACTTCGGCGCTGGACGTCTCGGTGCAGGCGCAGGTGTTGAATCTCCTGCGCGACCTCCAGGAACGGCTCGGACTGACCTATCTCTTCATCAGCCACAATCTCGCCGTCGTGCGCCACGTCGCGACCCGTGTCGGCGTGCTCTACCTCGGACGGCTGGTCGAGGAGGCGCCGGCGCGCGAACTCTTCGCCGATCCGAAGCATCCGTACACGCGCATGCTGCTCGACGCGGTGCCCGACATCGAGATGGAAGGCAAGGAGCGGCTGGCGATCGCCGGCGAGATCCCGAACCCGGTGACCCCGCCTCCGGGCTGCCACTTCCATCCGCGCTGCCCCTTCGTCATGCCGCATTGCAAGACCGTGGTGCCGCCGGTCTTCGAGGTGGATCGGGCGGGGGTGCGGTGCCACCTGTTCGCGCCGGACCGTCCCACAGCGGCGGCCGGATAA
- a CDS encoding DUF2189 domain-containing protein: MAAFHVYADAHGAATRLDVRSITSRDVFNALARGLEDFRQKPSHYAFLGLIYPIMGFVLITWSSGGNAVELIYPLITGFTLLGPLAAIGLYEISRRRELGLDTSWRHALDVRFSPAMPAILAVALFLLALFLAWVLMAQGIYSSLYGDASPETLGGFVGDVFSTGRGWTLILVGNAVGLVFALVVLLTVIAFPLLLDRDVGAYAAIETSARAVLSNPGPMLLWGLIVAAGLAIGSLPLLAGLIVVVPILGHATWHLYRKLVDAPEAGGRQPPT; encoded by the coding sequence ATGGCTGCATTTCATGTCTATGCCGACGCGCACGGTGCGGCGACCCGCCTCGACGTGCGCAGCATCACCAGCCGCGACGTCTTCAACGCGCTCGCGCGCGGCCTGGAGGATTTTCGCCAGAAGCCGTCACACTACGCCTTTCTCGGGCTGATCTATCCGATCATGGGTTTCGTGCTGATCACCTGGAGTTCGGGCGGCAACGCCGTGGAACTGATCTATCCGCTGATCACCGGCTTCACGCTGCTCGGACCGCTGGCGGCGATCGGGCTCTACGAGATCAGCAGGCGGCGCGAGCTCGGGCTCGACACCTCGTGGCGGCATGCGCTGGACGTGCGGTTCTCGCCGGCCATGCCTGCCATCCTGGCGGTGGCCTTGTTCCTGCTGGCGCTGTTTCTGGCATGGGTGCTGATGGCGCAGGGCATCTATTCCTCGCTCTACGGCGACGCATCGCCGGAAACTCTCGGCGGTTTCGTCGGCGACGTGTTCTCCACCGGACGCGGATGGACGCTCATCCTCGTCGGAAACGCGGTCGGGCTGGTGTTCGCGCTGGTGGTGCTTCTGACGGTGATCGCCTTCCCGCTGCTTCTCGACCGCGACGTCGGCGCCTATGCGGCGATCGAGACCTCGGCGCGCGCCGTGCTCTCCAACCCGGGTCCGATGCTGCTCTGGGGCCTCATCGTGGCGGCCGGTCTGGCGATCGGCTCGCTGCCGCTGCTGGCGGGGCTTATCGTCGTGGTGCCGATCCTCGGCCACGCGACCTGGCATCTCTATCGCAAGCTGGTGGATGCACCGGAAGCGGGCGGGCGCCAGCCGCCGACCTGA
- a CDS encoding MBL fold metallo-hydrolase, with protein MKTTTGQAGAAPAETLEYPFDHPPATGEVVEVAPGILWTRIPLPFRLDHVNIYLIEDGDGWAVLDTGISDKPTRAVWEQLFSGPLAGRKLTRLIVTHYHPDHIGLAGWLCERFGVPLLTSQTSYLGCLTISLSPGSMEAKPFRDFYLRHGMAEETATLVSTHGHGYLRMVTPLPMTFMRLVAGDELKLGGRRYEVLSGDGHAPEQIMLYRPEDKVFLAADQVLAKITPNVSVWAAEPEGDPLGLYIRSLNAIRDRIPTDALVLPGHQLPFYGVHTRCSELIEHHEERCAMIADACAQGPKSVAELVPFIFARKLDPHQLSFAFSEVHAHVNYMLRKGELAWEDLSAAKLRAVYVAA; from the coding sequence TTGAAGACGACGACAGGGCAGGCGGGCGCGGCGCCGGCCGAGACCCTCGAATACCCGTTCGATCATCCGCCCGCCACCGGCGAGGTCGTGGAGGTGGCGCCGGGCATCCTGTGGACCCGCATCCCGCTGCCCTTCAGGCTCGACCACGTCAACATCTACCTGATCGAGGACGGCGACGGCTGGGCGGTGCTCGACACCGGCATCTCCGACAAGCCGACGCGCGCCGTTTGGGAGCAGCTCTTCAGCGGCCCTCTCGCGGGGCGCAAGCTCACCCGCCTGATCGTCACCCACTACCATCCCGACCACATCGGACTGGCCGGGTGGCTCTGCGAGCGCTTCGGGGTACCTCTCCTGACCAGCCAGACGTCTTATCTCGGCTGCCTCACCATCTCGCTCAGCCCCGGCTCCATGGAGGCGAAGCCCTTCCGCGACTTCTATCTGCGCCATGGCATGGCCGAGGAGACGGCGACGCTGGTCTCCACGCACGGTCACGGATACCTGCGCATGGTCACGCCGCTGCCGATGACATTCATGCGGCTTGTCGCCGGCGACGAACTCAAGCTCGGCGGACGCCGCTACGAGGTCCTTTCGGGCGACGGTCACGCACCGGAACAGATCATGCTCTACCGGCCGGAGGACAAGGTGTTCCTCGCCGCCGATCAGGTGCTGGCCAAGATCACGCCCAACGTTAGCGTGTGGGCGGCCGAGCCGGAGGGCGATCCGCTCGGCCTCTACATCCGCTCGCTCAACGCCATCCGCGACCGTATCCCGACCGATGCGCTGGTCCTGCCCGGCCACCAGCTGCCGTTCTACGGCGTGCACACGCGTTGCTCGGAACTGATCGAGCATCACGAGGAGCGATGCGCGATGATCGCGGACGCCTGCGCGCAAGGCCCGAAATCGGTGGCGGAGCTCGTCCCGTTCATCTTCGCGCGCAAGCTCGACCCGCACCAGCTCTCCTTCGCCTTCTCCGAGGTCCACGCGCATGTGAACTACATGCTGCGCAAGGGCGAACTTGCCTGGGAAGACCTGTCCGCCGCGAAGCTGCGCGCCGTCTACGTCGCCGCCTGA
- a CDS encoding glycosyltransferase family protein: protein MKFSVLMYSHDTFGLGHLRRSRTIAHALVSHFPGATISIVSGSPVVDAFPFEDRVEYIQIPAAQKLANGNYVSGSGEKSFEETMAARESVIRAAAERIRPDMVIVDKEPLGLAREMLSTLEWLKTQGTIAVLGLRDVLDAPELLREEWQRKHIVEHLDLYDEIWIYGPGSFHNPLAGIDLPEWVLSQTRYTGFLPRSIQDDDVTEKYGRDYVLVTAGGGGDGYELMSAALNAVRRDRTRGREFLFVLGPFMTERERFEIAARAASLANVQVVDFDTNLEAVVANARAVIGMCGYNTFCEVISFDKRALFVPRTAPRREQSIRARRAEEFGWVDAIDIEDAKNPQRFLAAISRVLDRPVPSSAVSRPDLDGLNRICALTEILFYRRSEEATSNEVRLKTANS from the coding sequence TTGAAGTTCTCTGTACTGATGTACAGTCACGATACGTTCGGCCTGGGCCATCTGCGGCGCAGCCGCACCATCGCGCATGCGCTGGTCTCGCATTTTCCCGGCGCGACGATTTCGATCGTCTCGGGGTCCCCGGTGGTGGACGCCTTTCCCTTCGAAGACCGCGTCGAATACATCCAGATCCCGGCCGCGCAGAAACTGGCGAATGGCAACTACGTGTCCGGCAGCGGCGAGAAGTCGTTCGAGGAGACGATGGCCGCGCGCGAATCCGTGATCCGGGCCGCCGCCGAGCGCATCCGGCCGGACATGGTGATCGTCGACAAGGAACCGCTCGGGCTGGCGCGCGAGATGCTGTCGACGCTCGAATGGCTGAAAACTCAAGGCACCATCGCAGTCCTGGGCCTGCGCGACGTGCTCGACGCGCCCGAACTCCTGCGCGAGGAATGGCAGCGCAAGCACATCGTCGAGCATCTCGACCTCTACGACGAGATCTGGATCTACGGTCCCGGCAGCTTCCATAACCCGCTGGCGGGCATCGACCTGCCGGAATGGGTCCTGTCGCAGACCAGATACACAGGCTTCCTGCCGCGCTCGATCCAGGACGACGACGTCACCGAGAAATATGGCCGCGACTATGTGCTGGTGACGGCCGGCGGAGGCGGGGACGGCTACGAACTCATGTCGGCGGCACTGAACGCCGTGCGCCGCGACCGCACGCGGGGGCGCGAGTTCCTGTTCGTGCTCGGGCCGTTCATGACCGAACGCGAGCGCTTCGAGATCGCCGCCCGCGCGGCGAGCCTCGCCAACGTGCAGGTGGTGGATTTCGATACCAATCTCGAGGCGGTGGTGGCGAACGCGCGCGCCGTCATCGGCATGTGCGGCTACAACACTTTCTGCGAGGTGATCTCCTTCGACAAGCGGGCCCTCTTCGTGCCACGCACCGCGCCCCGGCGCGAACAGTCGATCCGGGCAAGACGCGCCGAGGAATTCGGCTGGGTCGACGCCATCGACATCGAGGACGCCAAGAACCCGCAGCGCTTCCTGGCCGCGATAAGCCGGGTGCTCGACCGTCCGGTTCCCTCCTCCGCCGTGTCGCGGCCCGACCTAGACGGGCTGAACCGCATCTGCGCGCTGACGGAAATCCTCTTCTACCGGCGCAGCGAAGAAGCGACTTCGAACGAAGTACGGCTGAAGACCGCGAATTCATGA
- a CDS encoding glycosyltransferase family 4 protein — MKPTIAVVLKCYPRLSETFIAQELLELERAGYELCLVSLRHPTDKKTHPINDEIRAPVIYLPEYLHQEPMRVFRSWLKVRALPGYRTAWRHWLKDLRRDFTMNRIRRFGQALVFAAEFPRQARWIYSHFIHTPSSVARYASEIVGVPWSASAHAKDIWTSPDWELSEKLDAAAWTVTCTAGGSRHLKDLAPHPDKVSLVYHGIDLSRFPRPDRPAGSRDGSDPADPVRILSVGRAVAKKGLDTLADALARLPQDLNWRWTHIGGGELAGALKEQAERLGISDRVDLHGSMSQREVLDAYKASDMFVLPCRIAASGDRDGLPNVLVEAQSQGVLCISTPISGIPELIEDGRTGILVEPDDPDALSAAIGRAARDPHLRARFGEAGMERVHASFDHLGTIGRLIALFEAEGLVAGSQREKVAS; from the coding sequence ATGAAGCCCACCATCGCCGTTGTCCTCAAGTGCTACCCGCGCTTGTCGGAAACCTTCATTGCGCAGGAACTGCTGGAGCTGGAGCGCGCCGGGTACGAGCTGTGCCTCGTCTCGCTGCGACATCCCACCGACAAGAAGACGCATCCGATCAACGACGAGATCCGCGCACCGGTGATCTACCTGCCGGAATATCTCCACCAGGAGCCGATGCGCGTCTTCCGTTCATGGCTGAAGGTGCGCGCGCTGCCCGGCTACCGGACGGCATGGCGCCACTGGCTGAAGGACCTGCGCCGCGATTTCACGATGAACCGCATCCGGCGCTTCGGCCAGGCGCTGGTCTTCGCCGCCGAGTTCCCGCGGCAGGCGCGGTGGATCTACAGCCACTTCATCCACACGCCCTCCTCCGTGGCGCGCTATGCCAGTGAAATCGTCGGCGTGCCCTGGAGCGCCTCGGCACATGCCAAGGACATCTGGACTTCGCCGGACTGGGAGCTTTCCGAAAAGCTCGACGCGGCGGCCTGGACGGTGACCTGCACGGCGGGCGGAAGCCGGCACCTGAAGGACCTCGCCCCGCATCCGGACAAGGTCTCGCTCGTCTATCACGGCATCGATCTGTCGCGCTTTCCGCGGCCCGACCGGCCGGCCGGCAGCCGCGACGGCAGCGATCCCGCCGATCCGGTGCGCATCCTCTCGGTCGGCCGCGCGGTGGCGAAGAAGGGGCTCGACACGCTGGCTGACGCGCTGGCGCGATTGCCGCAGGACCTGAACTGGCGCTGGACGCATATCGGCGGCGGGGAACTGGCCGGCGCGCTGAAGGAGCAGGCCGAGCGGCTGGGCATTTCGGATCGGGTGGACCTGCACGGCTCGATGTCGCAGCGCGAGGTGCTCGATGCCTACAAGGCGTCCGACATGTTCGTGCTGCCCTGCCGGATCGCGGCGAGCGGCGACCGCGACGGCCTGCCCAACGTGCTCGTGGAAGCCCAGAGCCAGGGCGTGCTGTGCATCTCGACGCCGATCTCGGGCATTCCCGAACTGATCGAGGACGGGCGCACCGGCATCCTGGTCGAGCCGGACGATCCGGACGCGCTGTCGGCGGCGATCGGGCGAGCGGCCCGCGATCCGCACCTGCGGGCGCGCTTCGGCGAGGCCGGAATGGAGCGCGTGCATGCGAGCTTCGACCATCTCGGCACGATCGGTCGGCTGATCGCACTGTTCGAGGCCGAGGGCCTGGTGGCCGGCTCCCAACGCGAGAAGGTGGCCTCGTGA
- a CDS encoding glycosyltransferase family protein: MSARVLFYVQHLMGVGHVFRASRIVRALRREGLEVDLAFGGMPIPGLDIADARIHYLPPVRAGKEAFNKLEDPEGNPVSDAYKEDRRARLLALFEVVSPDVIVTEAFPFGRRQMRFELLPLMEAAHARPRRPVIVSSVRDIIQKNSKPERDREVVELLNTWFDRVLVHGDPEFIRIDETFPHADEIARKVAYTGIVAPAVPERQDGGPDVVVSVGGGAFGHRLLMGALEARRLSTMRDARWLVLSGLFTTDEQKADLRRFADEGIEFQSFVPDLRALLAGAKLSISRAGYNTTADIFAAGCRAVISPLFDGIETEQITRADVLARKGLVQAVPPNEETPEAIAAAIDRAMAGPAPDRSAIDIGGADKAARLIAELARGGPPAA, translated from the coding sequence GTGAGCGCACGCGTCCTGTTCTATGTCCAGCACCTGATGGGTGTGGGCCACGTTTTCCGCGCAAGCCGCATCGTTCGTGCATTGCGGCGCGAGGGGCTGGAGGTGGACCTGGCGTTCGGCGGGATGCCCATCCCGGGCCTCGACATCGCCGACGCGCGCATCCACTACCTGCCGCCGGTTCGCGCCGGAAAAGAGGCCTTCAACAAGCTCGAGGACCCGGAAGGCAATCCGGTTTCGGACGCCTACAAGGAGGATCGGCGCGCCAGGCTGCTGGCGCTCTTCGAGGTGGTTTCTCCCGACGTCATCGTGACGGAGGCGTTTCCGTTCGGGCGCCGCCAGATGCGCTTCGAACTGCTGCCGCTGATGGAAGCGGCACACGCGCGGCCGCGCCGGCCGGTGATCGTGTCGTCGGTGCGCGACATCATCCAGAAGAACAGCAAGCCGGAGCGCGACCGCGAGGTGGTCGAGCTCCTCAACACGTGGTTCGACCGGGTGCTGGTGCATGGCGACCCGGAATTCATCCGCATCGACGAGACGTTCCCGCACGCCGACGAGATCGCCCGCAAGGTCGCCTATACCGGCATTGTGGCGCCGGCGGTTCCGGAGCGGCAGGACGGCGGGCCCGACGTGGTCGTTTCGGTGGGCGGCGGGGCGTTCGGGCACCGGCTCCTGATGGGGGCGCTGGAGGCGCGGCGGCTTTCCACGATGCGCGATGCGCGGTGGCTGGTGCTGAGCGGCCTTTTCACGACGGATGAGCAGAAGGCCGACCTGCGGCGCTTTGCCGACGAAGGAATAGAGTTCCAGTCCTTCGTGCCGGACCTCCGCGCACTTCTTGCCGGCGCGAAGCTCTCGATCTCGCGCGCCGGCTACAACACCACCGCCGACATCTTCGCCGCCGGCTGCCGCGCCGTCATCTCGCCGTTGTTCGACGGGATCGAGACGGAGCAGATCACGCGCGCCGACGTGCTGGCGCGCAAGGGGCTGGTGCAGGCCGTGCCGCCGAACGAGGAGACGCCCGAGGCGATCGCGGCGGCCATCGACCGCGCCATGGCGGGCCCGGCGCCCGACCGCTCCGCCATCGACATCGGCGGAGCCGACAAGGCCGCGCGGCTCATCGCGGAACTGGCGCGCGGCGGTCCGCCGGCCGCCTGA
- a CDS encoding glycosyltransferase family 4 protein: MKPRIAFYAPLKSPNHPIASGDREIARNLLKALDLAGFDAFLASEVISYQKRPSRELFLQRKEDCEREAERLLVHWRADPASAPHLWMTYHPYCKSPDWIGPAVCAALGIPYVTIEACRTRQNTDADWADGRAQVQAEVRGAAANFCLKPSDRAYLESFLPDTDRIVPLLPFIDLAELEATGTTIEPSFASPHPLILSVGMMRPGAKIDSYRLLAEALEGLDTPEWNLAIVGDGPGRAEVESMFGFAGERVRFTGALPREEVIAWMLAADVFAWPGVREAIGIVYLEAQAVGLPVAAFATAGVPIVVADGESGLLAPEFDMTGFREGLRRLLGSQALRKIMGAAGRARGQRYHGISAAAETLKTTLAPLVAGTAARRPGATQ, encoded by the coding sequence ATGAAGCCGAGGATCGCCTTCTACGCGCCGCTGAAATCGCCGAACCATCCGATTGCCTCCGGCGACCGCGAGATCGCGAGGAACCTTCTGAAGGCGCTCGACCTCGCCGGCTTCGATGCTTTTCTCGCCAGCGAGGTCATTTCCTACCAGAAGCGGCCCTCGCGGGAGCTTTTCCTGCAGCGCAAGGAGGACTGCGAGCGGGAAGCGGAGCGGCTCCTGGTGCACTGGCGCGCCGATCCCGCGAGCGCTCCGCATCTGTGGATGACCTATCATCCCTACTGCAAGTCGCCCGACTGGATCGGCCCCGCCGTTTGCGCAGCACTCGGCATCCCCTACGTCACCATCGAGGCGTGCAGGACGCGGCAGAACACGGACGCGGACTGGGCCGACGGGCGGGCGCAGGTGCAGGCGGAGGTGCGCGGTGCGGCAGCGAACTTCTGCCTGAAGCCGTCCGACCGGGCGTATCTCGAGAGTTTTCTGCCGGACACGGACCGGATCGTGCCGCTGTTGCCGTTCATCGATCTCGCCGAACTCGAAGCGACCGGGACGACGATCGAACCGTCCTTCGCGTCGCCGCATCCCTTGATCCTGTCGGTCGGCATGATGCGGCCAGGTGCCAAGATCGACTCCTACCGGTTGCTGGCCGAGGCGCTTGAAGGTCTCGACACGCCGGAATGGAACCTCGCGATCGTCGGCGACGGCCCCGGCCGGGCGGAGGTCGAGTCGATGTTCGGCTTCGCCGGCGAGCGAGTCCGTTTCACCGGCGCCCTGCCGCGGGAGGAGGTGATCGCCTGGATGCTGGCAGCGGACGTCTTTGCCTGGCCCGGCGTGCGCGAGGCGATCGGCATCGTCTATCTCGAAGCGCAGGCGGTGGGGTTGCCGGTGGCGGCTTTCGCGACGGCCGGCGTTCCGATCGTGGTGGCCGATGGCGAAAGCGGGCTGCTGGCGCCGGAGTTCGACATGACCGGCTTTCGCGAGGGCCTTCGCAGGCTCCTCGGATCACAGGCATTGCGCAAGATCATGGGCGCGGCTGGCCGAGCGCGAGGCCAGCGGTATCACGGGATTTCGGCCGCGGCAGAGACGCTGAAGACCACACTGGCACCGCTCGTCGCCGGCACCGCCGCGCGGAGACCGGGAGCGACCCAATGA
- a CDS encoding polysaccharide deacetylase family protein, producing MTADGALEEEFARWKSAGLEPRFWLRDDDASKHGPALDRLVALCEGLDIPLLLAVIPERATEALGKRLRDVPLVSPCVHGIAHRDNAGDGERKIELGGRMAVGDILEGLTASREKLGGIFGERLSGILVPPWNRIAPEVAARVHECGFTALSTWSWEPKGTRLPELNTQIDLMDWKTRQGREPEWIRSELLRRLMQARERGGAPIGILSHHLDHDERAWRTLEGLLRHLKVEHGFVFHHADDLVAGVQSPSQ from the coding sequence ATGACCGCCGATGGCGCCCTCGAAGAGGAATTTGCACGCTGGAAGAGCGCCGGCCTCGAGCCGCGCTTCTGGCTGCGCGACGACGATGCGAGCAAGCACGGTCCCGCGCTCGACAGGCTGGTGGCGCTCTGCGAGGGGCTGGACATCCCCCTGCTGCTGGCGGTGATCCCGGAACGCGCAACAGAGGCACTCGGTAAGCGGCTCCGCGACGTACCTCTCGTCAGTCCCTGCGTGCACGGCATCGCGCACCGGGACAACGCGGGCGACGGTGAGCGCAAGATCGAACTCGGCGGCCGCATGGCCGTCGGGGATATCCTGGAGGGATTGACCGCGAGCCGGGAGAAGCTCGGCGGGATCTTCGGCGAACGGCTCTCAGGTATCCTCGTGCCGCCCTGGAACCGTATCGCGCCGGAGGTCGCCGCGCGCGTGCACGAATGCGGCTTCACGGCGCTTTCGACATGGTCGTGGGAGCCGAAGGGAACCCGCCTTCCCGAACTCAACACCCAGATCGACCTGATGGACTGGAAGACGCGGCAGGGCCGCGAGCCGGAGTGGATCAGAAGCGAACTGCTGCGCCGGCTGATGCAGGCGCGCGAGCGGGGCGGAGCGCCGATCGGCATCCTGTCCCACCATCTGGACCATGACGAACGGGCATGGCGGACGCTGGAAGGCCTGCTACGGCACCTGAAGGTCGAGCACGGGTTCGTCTTCCACCATGCCGACGATCTCGTCGCCGGCGTACAGTCTCCGTCTCAGTGA
- a CDS encoding ABC transporter permease: protein MKSSLPPDGAVIGHYVAETPFDPQSIEKLSPEQEKIYLASQLRLMWWKFRKHKAAVVSGLFLLVLYLSILISEFLAPYNLENRNVRAIYMPPQAVHLFHEGSFVGPFVYGTNYQLNMDTLKREYTPNTDVIQPLRFFCRGDRYEFWGLFDANLHFFCPAEGGTAHLLGTDRFGRDVLSRIIYGTRISLTIGLIGITVSFVLGITIGGVAGYYGGWIDHVVQRVIEVLQSIPSIPLWLALAAVMPVTWSPILVYFGITIILGLIDWTGLARAVRSKLLSLREEEYVMAAELMGASPPRVIFRHLIPGFMSHLIASATITIPTMILAETALSFLGLGLRPPVTSWGVLLNEAQNINVVALYPWLILPVVPVILVILAFNFLGDGLRDAADPYH from the coding sequence ATGAAGTCGTCGCTGCCGCCGGACGGCGCCGTGATCGGCCACTACGTCGCCGAGACGCCGTTCGATCCCCAGAGCATCGAGAAGCTCTCACCCGAGCAGGAGAAGATCTACCTCGCCTCGCAGCTCAGGCTGATGTGGTGGAAATTCCGCAAGCACAAGGCGGCGGTGGTCTCCGGCCTCTTCCTGCTGGTTCTCTACCTGTCGATCCTCATCAGCGAGTTCCTGGCGCCCTATAATCTGGAAAACCGCAACGTGCGGGCGATCTACATGCCGCCCCAGGCGGTGCATCTCTTCCACGAGGGTTCGTTCGTCGGGCCGTTCGTCTACGGCACGAACTACCAGCTCAACATGGACACGCTGAAGCGCGAGTACACGCCGAACACGGACGTGATCCAGCCGCTGCGTTTCTTCTGCCGCGGCGACCGCTACGAGTTCTGGGGCCTGTTCGACGCCAACCTGCATTTCTTCTGCCCCGCCGAGGGCGGCACGGCCCATCTGCTCGGCACCGACCGCTTCGGCCGCGACGTGCTCTCGCGCATCATCTACGGAACGCGGATTTCGCTGACCATCGGCCTGATCGGCATCACCGTCAGCTTCGTCCTCGGCATCACCATCGGCGGCGTCGCGGGCTACTACGGCGGCTGGATCGACCATGTCGTCCAGCGTGTCATCGAGGTCCTGCAGAGCATCCCCAGCATCCCGCTGTGGCTGGCGCTGGCGGCGGTCATGCCGGTCACCTGGAGCCCGATTCTCGTCTATTTCGGCATCACCATCATCCTGGGCCTCATCGACTGGACAGGGCTGGCGCGCGCGGTGCGCTCCAAGCTCCTCTCATTGCGCGAGGAGGAGTACGTGATGGCGGCCGAACTGATGGGCGCGAGCCCGCCGCGAGTCATCTTCCGGCACCTGATACCGGGCTTCATGAGCCATCTCATCGCCTCGGCGACGATCACCATCCCGACCATGATCCTCGCCGAAACGGCGCTCTCGTTCCTCGGCCTCGGCCTGCGTCCGCCCGTCACCAGTTGGGGCGTGCTATTGAACGAGGCGCAGAACATCAACGTCGTGGCGCTCTATCCGTGGCTGATCCTGCCGGTCGTGCCGGTGATCCTCGTCATCCTCGCATTCAACTTCCTCGGCGACGGTCTGCGCGACGCCGCCGATCCGTATCACTGA
- a CDS encoding ABC transporter permease yields the protein MLRYIAYRLLAAIPTLLLISALVFFIIELPPGDYFETYVAELQAQGETVDPQKIEYLKQEYGFDKPLIERYFTWVGGMLQGDFGYSFEYELPVSEVVGNRLWLTVLVSTVTIIFTWLIAFPIGIYSATHQYSWGDYGLTFLGLLGLATPNFLLALILLYLFNVWFGMSIGHLMDAEFIDQPMSWAKFVSMVEHMIIPVIVISTAGTAGMIRRLRANLLDELQKQYVVTARAKGVPPMKALIKYPLRMSLNFFIADIGSILPAVISGAEVVAIVLSLETTGPLLIRALQSQDMYLAGSFLMFLATLTVIGVLISDIALALLDPRIRLQGGRRR from the coding sequence CGCTGGTCTTCTTCATCATTGAATTGCCGCCGGGCGACTATTTCGAAACCTACGTCGCCGAGCTTCAGGCTCAGGGCGAGACGGTCGATCCGCAGAAGATCGAGTACCTCAAGCAGGAATACGGTTTCGACAAGCCGCTGATCGAACGCTACTTCACCTGGGTCGGCGGCATGCTCCAGGGCGATTTCGGCTATTCCTTCGAGTACGAGCTGCCCGTCAGCGAGGTGGTGGGGAACCGCCTCTGGCTCACCGTTCTCGTATCCACGGTAACGATCATCTTCACCTGGCTGATCGCCTTCCCGATCGGCATCTACTCGGCCACCCACCAGTATTCCTGGGGCGACTACGGCCTGACCTTCCTCGGCCTGCTCGGGCTCGCCACGCCGAACTTCCTCCTGGCGTTGATCCTGCTCTACCTTTTCAACGTCTGGTTCGGCATGTCGATCGGGCATCTGATGGACGCCGAGTTCATCGACCAGCCGATGAGCTGGGCCAAGTTCGTCTCCATGGTGGAGCACATGATCATCCCCGTGATCGTGATCAGCACCGCGGGTACGGCCGGCATGATCCGCCGTCTGCGTGCCAACCTGCTCGACGAGTTGCAGAAGCAGTACGTCGTCACCGCGCGCGCCAAGGGCGTGCCGCCGATGAAGGCGCTGATCAAATATCCGCTGCGCATGTCGCTCAACTTCTTCATCGCCGACATCGGCTCCATCCTGCCCGCCGTCATCTCGGGTGCGGAGGTCGTGGCCATCGTGCTGTCGCTGGAGACCACCGGGCCATTGCTGATCCGGGCACTGCAGAGCCAGGACATGTATCTCGCCGGCTCGTTCCTCATGTTCCTGGCCACGCTCACGGTCATCGGCGTTCTCATCTCCGACATCGCGCTGGCGCTGCTCGATCCCCGCATCAGGCTGCAGGGAGGGCGCAGGCGATGA